A part of Liolophura sinensis isolate JHLJ2023 chromosome 1, CUHK_Ljap_v2, whole genome shotgun sequence genomic DNA contains:
- the LOC135470802 gene encoding large ribosomal subunit protein uL23m-like, with protein MSFSRSSQIKHLRSLIPLWQKKIPRYPLYQKGNPQLRIFLPQFWMKMVKPEKDFPPDRLSFIVHPQMTKLDIKNYLEKIYHVPVIYVKTELRPGEDIKHPGRGHVMAREDDYKMAYVFLAPGVEFTFPDIFGGANTKSEKESDDLKKEREKEKAIQAKQWDKLSIPPWFR; from the exons ACCATTATGGCAGAAGAAAATCCCACGTTATCCTTTATATCAGAAAGGAAACCCACAATTGAGAATCTTTCTCCCACAGTTCTGGATGAAGATGGTGAAACCAGAGAAAGACTTTCCTCCTGATCGTCTCAGCTTCATTGTTCATCCACA GATGACAAAACTAGATATTAAGAACTATTTGGAGAAGATTTATCATGTTCCGGTCATCTATGTCAAAACAGAGCTGCGCCCAG GAGAAGACATCAAACACCCAGGAAGAGGTCACGTCATGGCCCGAGAAGATGATTATAAGATGGCCTATGTTTTCTTG gcaCCAGGGGTTGAGTTTACATTTCCGGACATATTTGGTGGGGCAAatacaaaaagtgaaaaagaaagtgATGATTTGAAGAAAGAAAGGGAAAAGGAAAAAGCGATACAGGCTAAGCAATGGGACAAACTCAGCATACCACCTTGGTTTCGGTAG